A DNA window from uncultured Methanoregula sp. contains the following coding sequences:
- a CDS encoding ABC transporter permease yields MKSVWYFMERDMLKWLRSRFAVVTLLIMPAAWLIFVGLALPVTFTGNYLDFITPGILVMTMLASSLQGGALLMFDKILGFLNKFLALPSPRESILFGKILFMTIRGVLQATVIFLVAILLGATILSPVQYIVIYLILILFGILLSGLAATVALYIEDHDTYTAVNTLISMPLFFTSSALMPYSVMPPWLSAIAHVNPLSFAIDAIRSVEAGVIPLFQIGLLAVLGIVVLTVCVRVFRRVTV; encoded by the coding sequence ATGAAGAGCGTCTGGTACTTCATGGAGCGGGACATGCTCAAGTGGCTGCGAAGCCGGTTTGCTGTCGTCACTCTCCTGATCATGCCGGCTGCCTGGCTGATCTTTGTAGGCCTTGCGCTTCCGGTCACCTTTACGGGAAATTACCTGGACTTCATAACGCCCGGCATCCTCGTCATGACCATGCTTGCCTCCTCGCTTCAGGGCGGGGCGCTTCTGATGTTTGACAAGATCCTCGGCTTTCTGAACAAGTTTCTCGCCCTCCCCTCGCCCCGGGAGAGTATCCTCTTTGGCAAGATCCTCTTTATGACGATACGCGGAGTCCTCCAGGCAACCGTCATCTTCCTTGTCGCGATCCTTCTTGGGGCAACCATCCTCTCCCCGGTCCAGTACATCGTCATTTACCTGATCCTGATCCTTTTCGGGATCCTTCTCTCGGGTCTTGCCGCAACGGTCGCGCTCTATATCGAGGACCACGACACGTACACGGCTGTCAACACGCTCATCTCCATGCCGCTCTTCTTCACGTCGAGCGCCCTGATGCCCTACAGCGTGATGCCCCCGTGGCTTTCGGCGATCGCCCATGTCAACCCGCTCAGCTTTGCCATCGATGCGATCCGTTCGGTCGAGGCCGGCGTAATTCCTCTCTTCCAGATAGGCCTCCTGGCAGTGCTCGGGATTGTCGTGCTGACCGTGTGTGTCCGGGTGTTCCGGAGAGTGACGGTGTAG
- the ercA gene encoding alcohol dehydrogenase-like regulatory protein ErcA, producing the protein MRTFELRKFVAPEFIFGTGARHLAGRYANNFRAKKVLLVTDPGVLKTGLVDEVKTSLQDSGISYEQFAEVIPNPRSENVMTGAGIFQESGCSALVAVGGGSVIDCAKGIGIVSSNHRHITEFEGIDRVNIPSPPLICIPTTAGSSADVSQFAIITDSTRNIKMAIVSKTLVPDIALIDPETLLTKSPDLTAHTGLDVLTHAIEAYVSNASSPVTDLHALEAVRLIIRYLPGAVAEPGEIGYRGETMLASLHAGLAFSNASLGAVHAMAHALGGSLDLPHGLCNALLLDEVIRYNYPSTRERYDTIGEVMKAGMSGDETHLDPQDLPGRIKQFRKSLGVSDTLGSLGVSGRDIPKLAENALRDVCMATNPRRPNQQEIEAIYASAI; encoded by the coding sequence ATGAGAACCTTTGAGCTGAGGAAATTTGTCGCACCAGAGTTCATATTCGGTACCGGTGCCCGGCACCTGGCTGGCAGATATGCCAACAATTTCCGGGCAAAAAAAGTGCTCCTTGTTACCGATCCCGGTGTTCTGAAGACCGGGCTTGTCGATGAGGTGAAAACGAGTCTTCAGGATTCCGGAATTTCGTACGAACAGTTCGCGGAAGTGATCCCCAATCCCAGGTCGGAGAATGTCATGACCGGCGCCGGCATCTTCCAGGAGAGCGGTTGCAGTGCACTTGTGGCCGTTGGCGGTGGATCCGTGATCGACTGCGCAAAAGGGATAGGAATTGTCTCCTCCAACCACCGGCATATCACCGAATTTGAGGGCATTGACCGGGTGAACATCCCAAGCCCACCCCTCATCTGCATCCCCACAACCGCGGGTTCAAGCGCGGATGTCTCCCAGTTCGCGATCATAACGGACTCGACCCGGAATATCAAGATGGCAATTGTGAGCAAGACCCTTGTACCGGACATAGCACTCATCGATCCGGAGACACTGCTCACGAAATCTCCTGACCTGACCGCCCATACGGGCCTCGATGTCCTGACCCACGCAATCGAAGCGTATGTGTCAAACGCAAGCTCCCCGGTCACTGATCTCCATGCCCTTGAGGCGGTCCGGCTCATCATCAGATACCTCCCGGGGGCAGTTGCAGAGCCGGGCGAGATCGGGTACCGGGGCGAGACCATGCTTGCAAGCCTGCATGCCGGCCTTGCATTCTCCAATGCAAGCCTCGGGGCGGTCCATGCCATGGCCCATGCACTCGGGGGATCACTTGACCTTCCCCACGGCCTCTGCAATGCCCTGCTCCTGGATGAGGTTATCCGGTACAATTATCCGTCTACCCGGGAACGATACGACACCATCGGCGAAGTGATGAAAGCTGGAATGAGCGGGGATGAAACTCACCTGGATCCGCAGGATCTTCCAGGCCGGATAAAGCAGTTCCGCAAATCCCTAGGAGTATCTGATACTCTCGGATCGCTCGGAGTGAGTGGCAGGGATATCCCGAAGCTTGCAGAAAATGCCCTCCGCGACGTCTGCATGGCTACCAACCCCCGGCGTCCCAACCAGCAGGAGATAGAAGCCATCTATGCATCGGCAATCTGA
- a CDS encoding PDGLE domain-containing protein has protein sequence MMDNKTFLAAGIVIALLIGAVAVFMASGDPDGLESTALVVQGQKTMTGATPPDAEIHEDLNGKFAYSAPMPDYSLGEQMGSTGGLIAIIVGTILAFLVVLGLAYAIKAAAKPTK, from the coding sequence ATGATGGATAACAAAACGTTCCTTGCAGCCGGCATCGTCATCGCCCTCCTCATCGGTGCTGTGGCAGTCTTCATGGCCTCGGGAGATCCGGATGGTCTCGAAAGTACAGCGCTTGTGGTCCAGGGACAAAAAACCATGACCGGCGCAACTCCGCCCGATGCTGAGATCCACGAAGACCTGAACGGCAAGTTCGCCTATTCCGCACCCATGCCGGATTACTCCCTTGGCGAACAGATGGGATCGACCGGGGGCCTGATTGCCATCATCGTTGGCACGATACTTGCATTCCTCGTGGTGCTCGGGCTTGCCTACGCGATCAAGGCTGCTGCCAAACCCACAAAATAA
- the cbiM gene encoding cobalt transporter CbiM: protein MHIPDAFIPIWQGAIYWIIALVFVALALRWARNEMNEEKLPLVAVLAAAVFALQSFNLPVSMGTSGHLVGGALVAIVLGSPFAAVFILTMVLIVQGVLFGDGGITTMGANIINMGVIGGFVGFYSFKGIMGVTKSMPVSAFIAAWLACLIPALACAVEMYFAGTFPLKEGLIAMGLYHAAIGIIEGFVTVAAIYLITAARPDLVDTGVKPATAKGAGTS, encoded by the coding sequence ATGCACATTCCCGATGCATTCATTCCAATCTGGCAGGGCGCAATCTACTGGATCATAGCCCTTGTCTTTGTAGCTCTCGCCCTCCGGTGGGCGAGAAACGAGATGAACGAAGAGAAACTCCCGCTGGTCGCAGTCCTTGCTGCCGCAGTCTTCGCTCTCCAGTCATTCAACCTCCCCGTCTCGATGGGGACCAGCGGGCATCTTGTGGGCGGTGCACTCGTGGCAATCGTTCTCGGCTCGCCGTTTGCAGCTGTCTTCATCTTAACCATGGTACTCATCGTCCAGGGAGTCCTGTTCGGCGATGGCGGTATCACCACCATGGGGGCCAACATCATCAACATGGGCGTGATTGGCGGTTTTGTCGGGTTCTACTCGTTCAAAGGGATCATGGGGGTCACAAAGAGCATGCCCGTCTCGGCATTCATCGCAGCCTGGCTCGCCTGCCTGATCCCGGCCCTTGCCTGTGCAGTCGAGATGTATTTTGCCGGCACGTTCCCACTCAAGGAAGGACTCATCGCCATGGGACTCTACCATGCAGCAATCGGTATCATCGAAGGGTTTGTAACAGTCGCAGCCATCTACCTGATCACTGCGGCACGGCCGGATCTCGTGGATACCGGAGTTAAACCTGCAACCGCAAAGGGGGCTGGTACATCATGA
- a CDS encoding PAS domain S-box protein, which translates to MHRQSEKNDAWDEMRERIIGMGESSIHKSYYPLLQQRLSELERFRALLDETNDIILVIHAADKPAVDANRACSTILGYDKEALLASPVENIIAPKERERFRQILERAVLSRNQEKTETFLVSAQGLKIPVELSIRVVTFDDVDYGVIVAHDIRDRRQYERALLRAHKKLNLINLFTRNEIQTQVFIVRAYLDVLRQIAKHPEEATVIEKLNTTLTEIQRHIKFAENYRDMGAEEPLWQNFNEILLLALSHLPPITIARATNIKTIDILSDNLLEKGLMHLMEYLYLHGSINAEITITHTESADGLLFTLEKAGTGVPDDQKEKVFSWENTLDKSHSLFFIREVLDITSILIQETGDTGHLRFGILVPPGMYRILHSG; encoded by the coding sequence ATGCATCGGCAATCTGAAAAAAACGATGCGTGGGACGAGATGCGGGAACGCATCATCGGGATGGGCGAGTCCTCTATCCATAAAAGTTATTATCCGCTCCTCCAGCAGCGCCTCTCGGAGCTGGAACGCTTCCGGGCCCTTCTCGATGAAACCAATGATATCATCCTCGTCATCCATGCTGCGGACAAGCCTGCCGTTGACGCAAACCGGGCCTGCAGCACAATTCTGGGCTATGACAAAGAAGCGCTCCTCGCAAGTCCGGTGGAGAATATCATTGCCCCAAAAGAGCGGGAGCGGTTCCGGCAGATCCTGGAGAGGGCTGTTCTTTCCAGGAACCAGGAAAAGACAGAGACATTTCTCGTGTCGGCCCAGGGATTGAAGATTCCGGTTGAACTCTCAATCCGTGTCGTCACGTTCGACGACGTGGATTACGGTGTGATCGTCGCCCACGATATCCGGGATCGCAGACAATACGAGCGTGCCCTTCTCCGGGCCCACAAAAAACTCAACCTGATCAACCTCTTTACCAGAAACGAGATCCAGACCCAGGTCTTCATTGTCCGGGCGTACCTGGACGTGCTCAGGCAGATTGCAAAACATCCCGAAGAGGCAACGGTAATCGAGAAACTCAATACTACGCTCACCGAGATACAGCGCCATATAAAATTTGCCGAGAATTACCGGGACATGGGAGCCGAAGAACCGCTCTGGCAGAACTTCAACGAGATCCTCCTCCTCGCTCTGTCGCATCTCCCGCCCATCACCATTGCCCGGGCAACGAATATCAAGACAATTGATATCCTGAGCGACAACCTGCTTGAAAAAGGGCTCATGCACCTCATGGAATATCTCTATCTCCACGGCAGCATCAATGCGGAGATAACGATAACCCATACTGAATCTGCTGACGGGCTGCTCTTTACCTTGGAAAAAGCCGGGACCGGTGTACCGGACGACCAGAAGGAGAAGGTTTTTTCCTGGGAGAACACGCTTGACAAGAGCCACAGCCTATTCTTTATCCGGGAGGTTCTGGACATCACCTCGATCTTGATACAGGAGACCGGCGATACGGGCCATCTCCGGTTCGGGATTCTCGTTCCTCCGGGAATGTACAGGATCCTGCATTCAGGCTAG
- a CDS encoding ATP-binding cassette domain-containing protein, with protein sequence MHLIETRDLCYVYPGKVTALNNINFIAPRKARIAVIGSNGAGKSTLFKHFNGIFKPTSGSVLIRGEPITKQNIKEIRKFVGIVFQNPDDQIFSPTVEQDVAFGPTNLGLDTETIHHRVHESLKVVGIEHLAGRVPHHLSGGEKKRVAIAGVIAMEPEVLVLDEPTAGLDPRGVADLNTFINTLSSKYGMTVIFSTHDVGLVPEIADYIYVMDKGRIVACGTVGEIFVQPDMLKSVRLDVPVLPRILKSLQENGVEVSMAYTYAEAEESLLRAFGKRS encoded by the coding sequence ATGCACCTTATCGAGACCCGCGACCTCTGCTATGTTTATCCCGGGAAAGTCACGGCGCTGAACAATATCAATTTCATTGCCCCGCGAAAGGCCCGCATTGCGGTGATCGGATCGAATGGTGCAGGCAAGAGCACGCTCTTCAAGCACTTCAACGGTATCTTCAAACCAACGTCCGGTTCTGTGCTGATCCGGGGCGAACCCATCACCAAACAGAACATAAAAGAGATCCGGAAATTCGTGGGGATCGTATTCCAGAATCCTGACGACCAGATCTTCTCTCCTACCGTTGAACAGGACGTGGCATTCGGTCCTACGAATCTCGGACTGGATACGGAAACCATCCACCACCGGGTGCATGAATCCCTCAAGGTAGTGGGCATCGAACACCTGGCAGGACGGGTGCCGCATCACCTGAGCGGTGGCGAGAAGAAACGGGTGGCCATTGCAGGAGTCATCGCTATGGAGCCCGAAGTGCTCGTGCTCGATGAGCCGACCGCAGGCCTGGATCCCCGGGGTGTTGCCGACCTCAATACATTCATCAATACCCTCTCATCGAAATACGGCATGACCGTCATCTTCTCCACCCACGATGTCGGGCTCGTTCCCGAGATCGCCGATTACATTTACGTCATGGACAAAGGCAGGATCGTTGCCTGTGGAACAGTGGGGGAGATATTCGTGCAGCCGGACATGCTCAAATCCGTCCGGCTGGATGTGCCGGTACTGCCACGGATCCTTAAGTCCCTCCAGGAGAATGGCGTTGAGGTGTCGATGGCATATACCTATGCGGAAGCAGAAGAGTCCCTGCTTCGCGCCTTTGGCAAACGATCATGA
- a CDS encoding ATP-binding cassette domain-containing protein → MSAIETRGLTKYYDSLCAVDDLTLSVDNEIFALLGPNGSGKTTTVLMLTTLLRPTLGSAFVCGHDVSREADIVRKKLSYVPQEMAIDIRLTGRENVMFFAKIYGIPDRNARVDEVLAIMELTDRADDLVKNYSGGMRRRLELAQALVHEPEVLFLDEPTIGLDVAARKTIWEHIRDLKSSGMTIFVTTHYMDEADQFCDRVGIISRGRIMALGTPAELKARLMKDIVTARISGTFSPPEIEGIRFIGRNGDEISFTAENGKEALPLLAQKITGSGTSLHALSLHEPTLDDVFLAAVGNPEEPHTFDDRRFRTMLRRR, encoded by the coding sequence ATGAGTGCGATCGAGACCCGGGGACTCACGAAATACTATGACTCGCTCTGTGCCGTCGATGACCTGACCCTCTCTGTGGACAACGAGATCTTCGCCCTTCTCGGTCCCAATGGCTCAGGCAAGACCACGACTGTCCTGATGCTCACGACCCTGCTCCGGCCCACGTTGGGGAGTGCCTTTGTCTGCGGCCACGATGTCTCCCGCGAAGCGGATATCGTGCGGAAGAAACTGAGCTATGTCCCGCAGGAGATGGCCATCGATATCCGGCTGACCGGTCGGGAGAACGTGATGTTCTTTGCGAAGATCTACGGCATCCCGGACCGGAATGCCCGCGTGGACGAGGTTCTCGCAATCATGGAGCTCACCGACCGGGCCGACGATCTTGTCAAGAACTATTCCGGGGGAATGCGCAGGCGGCTCGAACTTGCGCAGGCCCTTGTCCACGAACCCGAAGTGCTCTTCCTGGACGAGCCCACGATCGGCCTGGACGTTGCAGCCAGGAAAACGATCTGGGAGCATATCAGGGATCTGAAAAGCAGCGGGATGACCATCTTTGTCACCACGCACTACATGGACGAGGCCGACCAGTTCTGCGACCGGGTCGGGATCATCAGCAGAGGCAGGATCATGGCCCTTGGCACGCCGGCGGAGCTCAAGGCCCGGCTGATGAAAGACATTGTCACCGCCCGGATCTCCGGTACCTTCTCCCCGCCCGAGATCGAAGGTATCCGGTTCATTGGCCGGAACGGGGACGAGATCTCTTTTACCGCAGAGAACGGCAAAGAGGCGCTGCCCTTGCTTGCCCAGAAAATCACCGGGTCCGGCACGTCACTGCACGCCCTTTCCCTGCACGAGCCGACCCTTGACGATGTATTCCTGGCAGCGGTCGGGAATCCCGAGGAGCCGCACACCTTCGACGACCGCCGGTTCCGGACCATGCTGCGGAGGCGGTAA
- a CDS encoding energy-coupling factor transporter transmembrane component T — translation MIEELFQIERDAYRNSVIHRLDARVKIAIAFAAIIALVAVPYSTMIYTVGAIFFVFFIILWGCSRLSPFTYLKRVLSIVSLWGIIIFFQIFLKNKYYTDYHVVMNLPFGICIYTESIEFAFILLVKFVVCISFIILLSSTTKMHDMLEGAARMGLPAEFALALGMMIRYLFVFGYMFRKINETLKTKCFDAFDRHLPYRYRLRQLGYTIGTMFIRSYEQGERVYTSMLCRGYGKDSFLFVERKPLKRAEWTFLALALAFIIIIPVTTWITSYSLF, via the coding sequence ATGATTGAAGAGCTCTTCCAGATCGAGCGGGATGCTTACCGCAACAGCGTGATTCACCGGCTTGATGCCCGAGTCAAGATAGCGATAGCATTTGCCGCAATCATTGCACTTGTAGCGGTTCCCTACTCGACCATGATCTACACCGTGGGGGCAATTTTTTTTGTTTTTTTCATCATCCTGTGGGGCTGCAGCCGGCTCTCGCCGTTCACCTATCTCAAGCGGGTCCTGTCCATTGTCTCGCTGTGGGGGATCATCATCTTCTTCCAGATCTTTTTGAAGAACAAGTATTACACCGATTATCATGTGGTCATGAACCTGCCGTTCGGCATCTGCATCTATACCGAATCCATTGAGTTTGCGTTCATCCTTCTTGTCAAATTCGTAGTCTGTATCTCGTTCATCATCCTCTTGTCATCGACAACAAAGATGCACGACATGCTCGAAGGGGCAGCCCGAATGGGACTCCCGGCGGAATTTGCCCTGGCCCTCGGGATGATGATCCGGTACCTGTTCGTCTTCGGGTACATGTTCCGCAAGATCAACGAGACCTTAAAGACCAAATGCTTTGATGCTTTCGATCGCCATCTCCCGTACCGGTACCGGCTCAGGCAGCTCGGGTACACCATCGGCACCATGTTCATCCGCTCGTACGAGCAGGGCGAGCGGGTGTACACGAGCATGCTCTGCCGGGGGTACGGGAAGGACAGTTTCCTCTTTGTTGAGAGAAAACCGTTAAAGAGAGCGGAGTGGACATTTTTGGCCCTGGCTCTGGCTTTCATCATCATAATCCCCGTGACAACCTGGATAACCTCGTATTCCCTGTTCTGA
- a CDS encoding DNA topoisomerase subunit B: MTDTYDASHITVLEGLTPVRERPAMYIGSTDTRGLHHLVYEVVDNSIDEALAGVCSRIAVVINRDGSLSVEDNGRGIPVDRMEKNGKSALEVVLTVLHAGGKFDKSTYQVSGGLHGVGVSVVNALSNWLSVRVYRDGNIYEMRFAQGKVTSALTTREESLAELIARYKRWYGESAQFTPPEGPAEAPAPGQMALTSAYIIDPGRSDEENRRVFLDQFGKKMTGTLTHFVPDATIFETTTFDYDILSHRLRELAFLNAGLTIIITDERTGDTATYCYAGGLTEFVKYLNEGAECLHPVPIDITKKDLENKLELEVAMQYTTAYDEKIYSYVNSVNTREGGTHLEGFRSAITRTINTVAKKNGIIKENATITLRGEDVREGLTSVISVKMANPQFEGQTKMRLGNSSVKGVVDSLVYAALSEYFDENPNVLKTIIEKALSAAKAREAARNARDLARRKSTLESGGLPGKLADCSERDPAKSEIYIVEGDSAGGSAKGGRDRKFQAILPLRGKILNVEKAGEHQILKNAEIQTLLSAIGTGVGEKFDAERARYHHIVIMTDADVDGAHIRTLLLTFFYRYMPKLIELGYVYIAQPPLFRVWKGKEEKYVYKEEEMQRVSAEMGEKGVSVQRYKGLGEMNAQQLWDTTMDPENRIFRQVNIEDAYEANEIFKTLMGKDVEIRKNFIIRHAKEVTNLDI, from the coding sequence TTGACTGATACGTACGATGCGTCTCATATCACCGTACTGGAAGGTCTCACTCCGGTCCGGGAACGTCCCGCCATGTATATCGGCAGCACCGATACCCGCGGACTGCACCACCTTGTCTACGAAGTCGTGGACAATTCCATTGACGAAGCGCTGGCCGGAGTCTGTTCCCGTATTGCCGTTGTCATCAACCGCGACGGTTCCTTATCCGTTGAAGACAACGGGCGTGGTATCCCGGTCGACCGGATGGAGAAGAACGGCAAGAGCGCTCTCGAAGTCGTGCTGACCGTCCTCCATGCCGGGGGAAAATTCGACAAGTCCACCTACCAGGTGTCGGGCGGTCTCCACGGGGTCGGGGTCTCGGTTGTTAATGCTCTTTCCAACTGGCTCTCGGTCCGGGTTTACCGGGACGGGAATATCTACGAGATGCGCTTTGCCCAGGGCAAAGTGACCTCGGCGCTCACGACCCGCGAGGAGTCGCTCGCAGAACTGATCGCACGGTACAAGCGGTGGTACGGCGAGTCGGCCCAGTTCACCCCCCCGGAAGGGCCGGCAGAAGCCCCCGCCCCGGGCCAGATGGCCCTCACTTCCGCGTACATCATCGATCCCGGCAGGAGCGACGAGGAGAACCGGCGCGTATTCCTTGACCAGTTTGGCAAAAAGATGACCGGCACCTTAACCCACTTTGTCCCGGATGCCACCATCTTCGAGACCACGACCTTCGACTACGATATCCTTTCCCACCGCCTTCGGGAACTGGCGTTCCTGAATGCCGGCCTCACGATCATCATCACCGATGAACGGACCGGGGATACCGCAACCTACTGTTATGCCGGCGGCCTCACCGAGTTCGTCAAGTACTTGAACGAGGGCGCCGAGTGCCTTCACCCGGTTCCGATCGACATAACCAAGAAGGATCTGGAGAACAAGCTCGAACTCGAAGTGGCAATGCAGTACACCACTGCGTACGACGAGAAGATCTACAGTTACGTGAACTCGGTCAATACCCGGGAAGGCGGTACCCATCTCGAAGGGTTCCGGAGCGCTATCACCCGGACCATCAACACGGTTGCAAAGAAGAACGGGATCATCAAGGAGAATGCCACCATCACGCTGCGGGGCGAGGATGTCCGCGAAGGCCTCACCTCGGTCATCTCCGTCAAGATGGCCAATCCCCAGTTCGAGGGCCAGACCAAGATGCGGCTTGGGAACAGCAGCGTCAAGGGGGTTGTCGATTCGCTCGTGTACGCAGCGCTCAGCGAGTATTTCGACGAGAACCCGAATGTCCTCAAGACCATCATCGAAAAAGCGCTCTCGGCAGCAAAAGCCCGCGAAGCAGCCCGTAACGCCCGGGACCTTGCCCGGCGCAAGAGCACGCTCGAAAGCGGCGGTCTCCCGGGAAAACTCGCGGACTGTTCCGAGCGCGACCCGGCCAAGTCCGAGATCTATATCGTGGAAGGGGACTCTGCAGGGGGTTCGGCAAAGGGCGGACGGGACCGTAAGTTCCAGGCCATCCTTCCCCTCAGAGGAAAGATCCTCAACGTGGAGAAAGCCGGCGAGCACCAGATCTTAAAGAACGCCGAGATCCAGACGCTCCTCTCAGCGATCGGCACCGGTGTCGGGGAGAAGTTCGATGCCGAGCGGGCCCGCTACCACCACATCGTGATCATGACCGATGCCGATGTGGACGGTGCCCATATCCGGACGCTCCTTTTAACATTCTTCTACCGGTACATGCCCAAACTCATCGAGCTTGGGTACGTCTATATCGCCCAGCCCCCCCTCTTCCGTGTCTGGAAAGGAAAGGAAGAGAAGTACGTGTACAAGGAGGAGGAGATGCAGAGAGTTTCAGCAGAGATGGGCGAGAAAGGTGTCTCCGTCCAGCGGTACAAGGGTCTTGGTGAGATGAACGCCCAGCAGCTCTGGGACACGACCATGGACCCCGAGAACCGTATCTTCCGGCAGGTGAACATCGAGGATGCCTACGAGGCCAACGAGATCTTCAAGACCCTGATGGGAAAGGATGTGGAGATTCGGAAAAATTTCATCATACGCCATGCAAAGGAGGTGACGAACCTTGACATCTGA
- the nikR gene encoding nickel-responsive transcriptional regulator NikR: MDDDLSRIGISLPKNLLDRFDEILNYRGYSSRSEGIRDAIRTYITYYKWMSDVKGEREGVITMVYDHEQRNLLSSITEVEHEYHDIIKASLHSHVTHERCLEVILVHGDGSQLKALAEKLMSHKGVESVKLTTISIED; the protein is encoded by the coding sequence ATGGATGACGATCTCTCCCGTATCGGAATATCACTGCCGAAGAACCTGCTCGACCGGTTCGATGAAATCCTGAACTATCGCGGGTACTCGTCGCGCTCGGAAGGTATCCGCGATGCAATCCGCACGTACATCACGTATTACAAATGGATGTCCGATGTCAAGGGCGAACGCGAGGGCGTCATCACGATGGTCTACGACCACGAGCAGCGCAATCTCCTCTCATCCATTACCGAGGTCGAGCACGAGTACCACGATATCATCAAGGCCTCCCTCCATTCCCATGTGACCCATGAGCGGTGCCTGGAAGTCATCCTGGTCCATGGCGATGGATCCCAGCTCAAGGCCCTTGCCGAGAAGCTGATGTCGCACAAGGGTGTCGAGTCGGTGAAACTGACCACGATATCGATTGAGGACTAG